The Equus caballus isolate H_3958 breed thoroughbred chromosome 13, TB-T2T, whole genome shotgun sequence genome includes a window with the following:
- the LOC100064221 gene encoding sulfotransferase 1A1, protein MELIQDTSRPPLKYVKGVPLIKYFAEALGPLQSFQARPDDLLISTYPKSGTTWVSEILDMIYHGGDLEKCRRAPIFIRVPFLEFKAPEIPSGVEVLKDTPAPRLLKTHLPLSLLPQTLLDQKVKVVYLARNAKDVAVSYYHFYRMAKVHPDPGTWDSFLEKFMAGEVSYGSWYKHVQEWWELSHTHPVLYLFYEDMKENPKKEIQKILEFVGRSLPEETLDRIVQHTSFKEMKKNPMANYSTIPCDIMDHNISAFMRKGIAGDWKNTFTVAQNEHFDTDYAEKMAGCKLSFRSEV, encoded by the exons ATGGAGCTGATCCAGGACACCTCCCGCCCACCACTGAAGTATGTGAAAGGGGTCCCTCTCATCAAGTACTTTGCAGAGGCACTGGGGCCACTGCAGAGCTTCCAAGCCCGGCCTGATGACCTGCTCATCAGCACCTACCCCAAATCTG gcaCCACGTGGGTGAGCGAGATCCTGGACATGATCTACCATGGTGGTGACCTTGAAAAGTGTCGCAGGGCCCCTATCTTCATCCGAGTGCCCTTCCTTGAGTTTAAGGCCCCAGAGATTCCCTCAG GTGTCGAGGTTCTGAAAGATACACCAGCCCCACGGCTCCTCAAGACACACTTGCCCCTGTCCCTGCTCCCCCAAACCTTGCTGGATCAGAAGGTCAAG GTGGTGTACCTTGCCCGCAATGCAAAGGATGTGGCCGTCTCCTATTACCACTTCTACCGCATGGCCAAAGTGCACCCTGACCCTGGCACCTGGGACAGCTTCCTGGAGAAGTTCATGGCTGGGGAAG TGTCCTACGGGTCTTGGTACAAGCACGTGCAGGAGTGGTGGGAGCTGAGTCACACCCACCCCGTCCTCTATCTCTTCTATGAGGACATGAAAGAG AACCCCAAAAAGGAGATTCAGAAGATCCTGGAGTTTGTGGGGCGTTCCCTGCCAGAGGAGACCTTAGATCGCATTGTCCAGCACACATCTTTCAAGGAGATGAAGAAGAACCCCATGGCTAACTACAGCACCATCCCCTGTGACATCATGGACCACAACATTTCTGCCTTCATGAGGAAAG gcATCGCGGGGGACTGGAAAAACACCTTCACCGTGGCCCAGAACGAGCACTTTGACACCGACTATGCTGAGAAGATGGCAGGCTGCAAACTCAGCTTCCGCTCAGAGGTGTGA